A single genomic interval of Pyrus communis chromosome 5, drPyrComm1.1, whole genome shotgun sequence harbors:
- the LOC137733409 gene encoding CBL-interacting serine/threonine-protein kinase 9-like produces MSAKGPRMRTRVGKYELGKTLGEGTFAKVKFAKNMETGQCVAIKIVDREQVLKHKMVEHIKREISTMMLIKHPNVTQMFEVMASKTKIYIVLEFVDGGELFDKIAKNGRLKEDEARRYFQQLINAVDYCHSRGVYHRDLKPENLLLDSYGVLKISDFGLSTFEQQVREDGLLHTACGTPNYVAPEVLNNKGYDGTSADIWSCGVILFVLMAGYLPFDERSLIALYKKICKAEFSCPAWFSSGAMKLIQCILDPNPVTRITIPEILENEWFKKDYKPAQFKEEEDVNLGDVDAVFGDSKENLVTERKEKPVSMNAFELISRSKSFNLENLFEKQMGLVKRETRFTSQRPANEIMNKIEEAAKPLGFNVHKRDYKMKLQGDKHGRKGHLSVATEVFEVAPSVHMVELRKTGGDTLEFHKFYKTFSSGLQDIVWKSEETTEESRA; encoded by the exons ATGAGCGCGAAGGGGCCGAGGATGAGGACCCGGGTGGGGAAGTACGAGCTGGGGAAGACGCTCGGAGAGGGAACGTTTGCGAAGGTGAAGTTCGCCAAGAACATGGAGACCGGACAGTGCGTCGCCATCAAAATCGTCGACCGCGAGCAAGTCCTCAAACACAAGATGGTCGAACac ATAAAAAGAGAGATATCAACAATGATGCTGATCAAGCACCCAAATGTTACGCAAATGTTCGAG GTCATGGCAAGCAAAACTAAGATCTACATTGTTCTTGAGTTTGTTGATGGGGGTGAGCTCTTCGACAAAATA GCCAAAAATGGGAGACTGAAAGAGGATGAAGCCAGGAGATATTTCCAGCAGCTCATTAATGCTGTGGATTACTGCCATAGTAGAGGCGTCTACCATCGCGATTTGAAG CCCGAAAATCTTCTTCTAGATTCATATGGAGTGcttaaaatttcagattttggaCTCAGTACGTTTGAACAGCAAGTGCGG GAAGATGGGCTGCTTCATACTGCCTGTGGGACTCCAAATTATGTTGCTCCCGAG GTGCTAAACAATAAGGGTTATGACGGCACATCAGCTGATATTTGGTCTTGCGGGGTCATTCTCTTTGTACTCATGGCTGGTTACCTGCCTTTTGATGAACGAAGTCTTATAGCGCTGTACAAAAAA ATCTGCAAAGCTGAATTTTCATGTCCAGCATGGTTTTCATCCGGGGCAATGAAATTGATACAGTGCATACTTGATCCAAACCCTGTAACG CGGATAACAATTCCTGAGATCTTAGAAAATGAATGGTTTAAGAAAGACTACAAGCCAGCACAGTTTAAGGAGGAAGAGGATGTGAATTTAGGTGATGTAGATGCTGTTTTCGGCGATTCGAAG GAAAATTTAGTAACAGAAAGGAAAGAGAAACCTGTATCAATGAATGCTTTTGAGCTTATTTCTAGGTCAAAGAGTTTCAATCTGGAGAACTTATTTGAGAAGCAAATG GGTCTTGTGAAACGAGAAACCCGATTTACTTCTCAACGCCCTGCAAATGAAATCATGAACAAAATTGAGGAAGCTGCAAAGCCATTGGGCTTTAATGTTCACAAGAGAGACTACAAG ATGAAGTTGCAGGGAGACAAACATGGAAGGAAGGGCCACCTCTCCGTAGCTACCGAG GTGTTCGAGGTGGCACCCTCCGTGCACATGGTAGAGCTCCGGAAAACTGGTGGTGACACACTAGAGTTTCACAAG TTCTACAAAACTTTCTCATCGGGTTTACAAGATATAGTGTGGAAATCTGAAGAAACTACCGAAGAATCGAG GGCATAA